The uncultured Campylobacter sp. DNA segment ATCGGCTATGGGCTTAGAAATAATCCAAATCACCCTAACTACTCAAACGAAAAAGACGTCGTAGAGACGGAGCTTCATAAGAAACTAAGCAAAAACGAAGGCGTGACTCTGGGCTATCTAGGCTATAAAGAGGGCGACGTGATGGAAAATAAAAATACGGTTACCGCGGGCAAGCACTGGCAAATCACGTTTGAGGAATTTAAAGAAGCGCTTAAGCCCTATACGCTTGATTTCTCTGCTCCGCTAATAAAAGGCGATCCGAACGAGGATTTGGAAGAATTTAAGAAAAAACTAAAGCAGCTAGCCGACTGGTACATCGAAAAAGGTAGAAAAGTAGTGAGCTTTTGGACTATGGGCTTTAACCAGCACCAACGCGGCACTTGGGTAAACGAGCAAGCCTATATGGTGCATATGCTACTTGGCAAACACGCAAAACCTGGTGAGGGCGCTTTCTCGCTAACCGGACAACCAAGCGCCTGCGGAACGGCGCGCGAGGTCGGTACTTTCGTCCACCGCTTGCCTGCGGATATGGTCGTAGATAACGCCGAACACCGCGAAATAAGCGAGAAAATTTGGAAACTGCCTAAAAACACGCTAAATCCGAAAGTCGCCTCCCACTACGTAAAAATGATGCGCGATATGGAAGACGGAAAGATGAAATGGGCGTGGGTGCAGGTAAATAACCCGTGGCAAAACACCGCAAACGCAAACCACTGGATAAAAGCCGCTCGCGAGATGGATAACTTTATCATCGTCTCAGACCCGTATCCGGGCATCTCGGCTAAGGTTGCCGATCTAATCTTGCCTACCGCGATGATTTACGAAAAATGGGGCGCGTACGGTAATGCCGAGCGCCGAACGCAACACTGGCGTCAGCAAGTGCTTCCTGTAGGCGAAGCGATGAGCGATACTTGGCAAATGCTGGAATTTGCTAAACGCTTTAAGCTAAAAGAGGTTTGGGGCGAACAAAAAGTGGACGATAAGCTAACGCTTCCAAGCGTGCTAGACGAGGCAAAAGCCATGGGTTATAGCGAAGAAGATACGCTATTTGATGTGCTTTTTGCAAACGAAGAGGCTAAGAGCTATCCTGCAAAAGACGCGATAATGGAAGATTTTGATAACTCTGAAGTTTTCGGCGACAGCAGAAAAGTAGTCGGCTCAGACGGCAAGGTATTTGAGGGTTACGGATTTTTCGTTCAAAAATATCTTTGGGAAGACTACCGCAAATTTGGCTCCGGTCACGGACACGATCTGGCGGACTTTGATACCTATCACAAAGTGCGCGGGCTAAGGTGGCCCGTCGTAGACGGTAAAGAAACTCAGTGGAGATTTAACGCCAAATACGATCCGTACGCGAAGAAATTTGCCGAAGACGGCAAGCAGTTTGCATTCTACGGCAATAAAAAAGCCAAGTTGCAAAAAGGCGATTTGACCAAAGTAACTAGCGGAGACGAGAAATTTTCTATCGCTAATAAAGCCAAAATTTTCTTCCGTCCTTATATGGATCCGTGCGAGATGCCTGATACTACGTATCCTTTCTGGCTATGTACTGGCCGCGTCTTGGAGCACTGGCACACCGGCACTATGACTATGCGCGTTCCTGAGCTTTACCGCGCCGTACCTGAAGCTCTTTGCTACATGCACGAGGGCGATGCGCAGAAGCTAAATTTACAGCATAACGACGTAGTTTGGGTTGAGTCTCGCCGCGGTAAGGTAAAAGCAAGAATCGATCTGCGCGGACGAAATAAAACTCCTTCGGGCCTAGTGTACGTGCCGTTTTTCGATGAAAACGTATATATCAACAAAGTCTGCTTAGATGCGACTTGCCCGATCTCAAAAGAGACGGACTATAAAAAATGCGCGGTTAAAATTTACAAGGCTTAATAATGCAAAATAGAAGAGAGGCTTTAAAATTCGGGTTAAAGGCGATTAGTTTGGTTCTCGCGGGCGGTTTCATCTGGAGTACGCAAACGACGGCTAAGGCCCAAACTCTACTCATCAGACCGCCCGGCGCGCTAAAAGAGAAAAATTTCCTTAGCGAGTGCATACGATGCGGGCTGTGCGTAGAAGCCTGTCCTTGGGATACGCTTAGGCTTGCGGATTTAGACGACGGGTTGCCTTACGGCACTCCGTTTTTTACGCCGCGTAAAATTCCGTGCTATATGTGCCCGGATATCCCGTGCACGGTCGCCTGTCCGACGGGCGCGTTAGACGTAAAGTTAGTAAGCGAAGATAACGGCAAGCTAAATATAAATAAGTCTAAAATGGGCATCGCGGTGCTGGATCCGAATTTTTGCATCGCTTACGAAGGACTTCGCTGCGACGCTTGCTACCGCGCCTGTCCGCTCATAGATAAGGCTTTAAAACTTGAATACGTTCGCAACGAGCGAACGCAAAAGCATGCGTTTTTTAAACCAGTCGTAGATGCCGACTACTGCACCGGCTGCGGTATGTGCGAGCAAGTTTGCGTGACGCCTAAGGCTTCTATTTTCGTGCTTCCGCGCGAAATAGGGCTGGGATCTAGCAATGAGCAATATGTCGAAGGCTGGATCGAAGGGCAAGATAAAAAGCTAAAAGACGTAACGCCGAAAGATTTTAAAGGCGATGATAAAAAGCTAAACGACTATCTAAACGGCGGAGATTTGCTATGAAATATTTGATTTTAAGAAGAATAAGTCAAATTTTGATTTTGGCTCTATTTTTTGCGAGTAACTATTACGGAGTTAAAATTTTACAAGGCAATCTTAGCTCGTCTTTGCTATTTGGAGTCGTTCCGCTTAGCGATCCGTTTGCGGTTTTGCAGCTGTTTTTAGCGGGTTTTTCTATCGGCTCTACCGCCGTTTTAGGAGCGGGGATAATACTAGCTTTTTATGCTTTTATCGCTCCTAGAGCCTTTTGTAGCTGGATTTGCCCCGTAAATATCATAACCGAAACGGCTCGTTGGTTTAGGGTAAAGCTAGGTTACGACAAAGATAAAAAATTCGTAAATTTTACGAGAGACGCGAGATATTATATCCTCGCGTTTACGCTTTTTTTATCATTAGTTACGGGCGCGCCGGCATTTGAGGGCGTTAGTTACATAGGTATCGTGCAGCGCGGCATCATCTACGGCGGTACGCTTTGGCTATTCGTTGCGTTTGGGTTGTTTGCGATAGACGCATTTTTGGGCGATAGACTCGTTTGTTCAAAGCTCTGCCCTCTGGGTGCTTTTTATGCGGTCGTCGGCAAATTTTCGCTTTTACGCATAGAGCATAACGCGGGCAATTGCACTAACTGCATGAAATGTAAGCTTATTTGTCCCGAAAATCAAGTGCTGGGCATTATTGGTAAGCAAAGCGGATTTATAAAATCTAGCGAGTGCATTAGCTGCGGACGCTGTATCGACGTTTGCGGCGACGATGCTTTAAAATTTAACATTAGAAATTTAAAGGAGAAAAATCAATGAAGGCGAGAATTTTGGCGGGATTGGCATGCGCCGTCCTCATATTTTCGGGCTGTGCCGAAGCTAAAGAAGAGCAAAAATCATCTAGCTCCGCGCAAACTCAAAAAACGGAGCAGATAAAAACTAACTCCGATAAAAAAGAAAAAGTAAAGCTAAAAGACGGTAAAGACGCCAAAGACTTAAATATCTTGCGCGCCGCTAACGACGTTACCGACGAAGACGATATAAAACTAGCCGATATCAACTGGACCAAACCGGCCGCTGGCGAATCAAAAAGATACGACCGCTCTTTTGAAAACGCTCCTCCGCTAATCCCTCATGATTTAGAAGGACTCATCCCTATCACGGCGGATAATAATATGTGCGTTAGCTGCCATATGCCAGAAGTCGCAAAAGACGTCGGCGCAACTCCGATCCCTAAATCGCACCTTTATAGCATAAGGAACAAAAAGGATCTTGAGGGTAAGCTTAGCGACGACCGCTTTAACTGCACTACGTGCCACGTACCGCAGGCTAACGTGGAGGCTAAATTTAAAAATAACTTTAAGCCTGAGTATCGCGACGCAAACTCGACAAGTCGCTCAAACCTCCTTGACGTGCTAAACGAAGGCGTCAGATAATGACGGCGGACGCTTCGAGGCGTAAAATTTTTTCTAAAATTTTGGGCGGTAAATCCGCTCAAAATTTCATCGCGCCGCCTTATTTTTGCGGCGAATTTGACTGTGCTGGCTGCGACGCGCCTTGCGTTAGCGCCTGCGAAAAAGAGCTTTTGAGCTTTGAAAACGAGAGAGTAAATTTTAAATTTAAATCCTTTGGCTGCGATTTTTGCGAAAAATGCGCGCTAGCTTGCGAGGATGCGGGACGAGAGGTTTTAAATTTAAAATTTTCTTCTAAAATCCAAGCCAAATTTTCCATCGACGTAAATGCCTGCCTTGCTTGGAACGGCACGATTTGTTGTAGCTGCCAAGATATTTGTAAATTTAGGGCGATTGATTTTTTCGGAGTTTTTCGTCCGAGTATAAATCAAAAATGCGTCGGCTGCGCGCAGTGTATGGAGGTTTGCTTCGTGAATTCTATCAAAATGGAGGCATTATGAAAAAAGTTATTTTATTTTTTACGGCTTTTTTTTGTTTAAATTTTACGAATTTATCGGCTACGTCGCTTGAAATTTCGCAGCCAGATAAATCGATAAAAGCGGGCGCAAACGTTATAAGCTCGAATTTGATAGATGAAATTTTATATCTAGGCACGGACGGCGGCGAGCTTGATATCTACGATATAAAAGCGGGCGAATTTTTAGAACCGATTAAATTTCGCACGGTAAAAACGCATTTTAGCGACGCGGAACCGGCTAAAATTTTTAGCATCGACCGCCTTGGCGACGCGCTTTTGGTTTTAGCCGAGATGGATTATAGCGAGCGGTATTTATACGTTTTTAAAAAAGAAGGCGCCGGCTGGAGCGAGGCTAGCAATATGCGTTTAGAAAATAAATCCGCCAAAAAAGCCTTTTTTATCGACGCGAAAACCGCCGTCGTATCGGATTTTGGCAATGAAATTTATCTCATCGACCTAGATAGCAAAAAAGCCGTCTTTAAACATAAATTTTCAATCGCTCTCTACGTGGATTTTGAAATAAACGAAACCCGCGATAAAATCGCCATCGGAGCCGAAAGCGGCGTGATTTATATCTATAATCTAAAAACGCGCCAGACGGAGCAGACGCTAAATTTCTTTAAAGACAATATGTACGACATCGACTATAAAAACGGCGTCGTTTCGGTCGGAAGTATCGACAAGCAAGCTGGCGTTTATAACGGCGAGACGAGTTATTTTAAGGCGGATTTTATCGTTTATGCGACCGCGCTTAGCCCTAGCGGCAAAAGCCTAGCGTTTATGAACGGCGAGCAAAGCGACGTGTCAGTTTACGACGTAGCAAGCAAGAAAAAACTCGCTACCGTAAAGACGGGACAGCAAATTTTAAACGGACTTTATCTCTCAGACGGAGGCAGGCTAATTAGCGTCGCATACGAAAAAGAAGTTAAATTTTGGAGCGTAAAATGAATATATCAAGTCTGGTCGTCTATAAAAAAGAGGGCGCAAGCGAGCAGGAAATAATCTCGCAAATAGAGCAAGTAAAGGGCTGCGAGGTCGTTGCCGCGCAGGAAGGCAAGATCGTGGTTGTGATGAGCGTGGAAAATTTAGACGAGGAGATAAACCGCTTTAAGACGCTTGAAAGACTTGATGGCGTTAGCAGTGCGGCGATGATTTATAGCTACCAAGAAGACCTCGCCGCCGATATAGAAAGCGTCAAAAAAAGCGGCAAGATAAGCGATATACTGCTCGATGAAAACATCGACGCGAAGGATATCGTATACAATGGTCACGTCGGCGATAGGGTAAAATAAATTTGCCCCTTAACTTTATTCTAATTTTGACGATATATAATGCATAATAAAATTTAAAGGACAACGTATGCAAACTGGTATAAACGCTCTACGCCAAAACCCATATACGCCGCAAGCTCAAGATAGCAAGGAAGCGGTAAATTCGGATCAAAAAAAGATACGGGAAGCTTACGCAAATATTGACGCAAAGCAGCTAACAAATAGCTATTTGGCTAATTTTCAAGATATCGCGGGCTTAAATTCGAACTCGAATCTTTTATCTCAAGTTTGGACTTTTAGCGGCTCGGCAAATTTTAGCGATGTATCCGGCTCTCAAAGCAAAAGCGCAAATTCTCTCGAAGATATCTTATCGGCCGTTGATTTTAAGACGATAGGCTACGAGGGCAAACCTATATGGCAACTAAGCCAGAGCGAAGCTAGCGATTTAGTTAGCGAGAATGGATTTTTCGGTATCGCAAATACTGCGGATAGGATTTCAAATTTTATTATCAATGCCGCAGGAGACGATCTGGAAAAATTGCAAGCGGGAAAAGAAGGCATGCAAAGAGGCTTTAAAGAGGCAGAAAAAATTTGGGGCGGCAAGCTGCCTGAAATTTCGCAAAAAACTATAGAAAAGGCCACGCAAAGTATAGATAAAAGAATAGCCGAACTCGGCGGGAACGTCCTTAGTGTTCAAGCTTAAATTTATAACCCTAACGGCAATTTCGCTCGCGATAAGCGGCTGTTCGTGGTCGTCCGGTAATGCGCCCGCTCCAAAAAAAATAAATCAAAAACCGCCCGTTCAAAAGCCGGCTTTAAACGGTTCTTTGCGCGGCGTAATACTAGACGTAGCCTATCAAGACGGTAAATATTGCTACTATATCAGCTCTATCGGCGCCTCAAACGGCAAACTGCCAAGCGGTAAATATTGCGGTGGCAGGTTGTATTTCTCAGCCGGCGATACGGTTTACGTCAGAGTATCAAATAACTATATCGCCGATATGATACTCATAAAAAATGGCGATAGTCGCAAAAGCGCGGTACGTAAATCTAAGCAAAAAGTAGCCACAAAAAACACGCAAAAGCAAGAACCGACTAAAAAAATTGTAATCGATGTCCCTAAAAGCGAAAATATCAGCTTTGATTAGCCGTTGATTTACCGAAATATTTTATAATTCTGGCAAGCAATCAAAGTTAGAACTCCTTTTAGAAAGGGGATGTGTATCCCCTTTTTTATTTTTAAAATCCTTTTTTCATTTATCGTTTTTAAGTTTTATCCTTAATTTATATACGTTGATAATATCTAGTATCAATAATATCGTACTAAATGCCCTATTTTTGCCTAAATTTACTCTAGGCATATAAAATTTTATTATTAAGCTTGTAACGCTAGGTTTTGTGCTAAAATTACGCTAATCAACTTTTATGAAGGAGATCTTATGAAACTCGCTAAAATTTCTTTAGCTGCTTTGGTTGCGCTAGGCGCTTTTTCTACTTTAAATGCTACTCCGCTTGAGGAAGCTATTAAAAACGTAGATTTTTCAGGATTTGCAAGATACAGATATACTAGCGATAAGGTAAAGCTTAACGATGCTAAAACAACTAACGCTAATCATAGATTTAGATTTGTAGGTACTTTTAAAGCTGCTCTTGACGATAATTTCTTCGGCGTACTCGGCCTAAGATACGATTCAAAGGATGGTTCTGGATTTAACACCGACACCACTGATACTCAAAGCGCTCTAGCAGTTAGAGAATTTTACCTTGGCTATACTGTAGGCAACACTACCATTACGGCCGGTAAACAGTTTGTGGGAACATATTTTGATGATGACTTAGCCGGTACGGGCCTAAGAGTAGTTAATACTGATATATCGGGTCTTACTCTAGTAGGCATTGCGTTTGACGCGCTTGAGACCAGCGGTATCCGAGATTACGACGGTAAGTTATTGCCAAGCCTAAACGCGGGCGGTAAAACTAATAGCCTTAACCTTTATGGCTTAGGAGCTATGGGAAGTTATGATATCGTAAATTTCAAAGCTTGGTGGGCATATCTTGAAGATACTGCAAATCTTTTTGCGGCTGATGCTGCCTTGAAGTTAGATTTTGATGCTGTAAAAGTAGGCGTTCAAGGTCAATATGTTCACAATGAATCTGACGATAACGACTTTGGCGATGCAAATTTCTTTGCTACTAAGGGCGACGTAGGATTTTTTGGAGTCGGTTTAAATGCGGGTTATATCTACTTTAAAGCCGACGATAATAAAAAATCGTTTGTAACTATCGAAGATAACGGTAAGCTAATCAACCCTGCTAAGATTATAAACTCTGTGATGACAAGTAGCGCTCAGTACTACAACAATATCAAAGACAAGAATGATTATTGGTTTATCGGAGCTTCGTATAAATTTGACAAATTCGGCGTTTTTGCTAACTATATAGACGGTAAAGGATATAGCTGGCAATACGCAAAAAGAGTTGATAGAGATGAGTGGAACGTCGGCGGTAACTACTCTTACAGCAAAAAACTTAACTTCTCTACATTCTATGCGGCAGCCAAAGAGAAAAACGGAGACTTTAGACACAAACAAGATCGTATAAGATTTGAAGCAAAATATAGCTTCTAATAAAAACCGATCTCTTTTATGCTATAATACCAAGCAAAATTCCATTTGCTTGGGATTTTTAAATTTATCCACAAAGGTTTTTTATGAAATTTACTAAATTTTCGCTTTTGGCATGTCTTTGCATTTTTTCTTTTGCAGCCGATGAGCCTAGTTATATATTTGAGGCAAAGGGCGAATTTGCAAAAGAGTTAAAAAGTTTGGTAGAAAAATATTCTAAAGACGAAAACATAAGTATAAACGTTTATGAAAAAGCTCCCGAAATGGATAGCGGAGGCAAATTTTTAAATATCGGCGTAGATAGCAAAAGAAGATATAGCATAGAAAAAGGTCGAGAACTATACGCTAAAAACTGTGCTTCTTGTCATGGTGAAGATGGCAGCAAAAGAGCTTACGGCTCATCAGAAAAGCTAACTAATATAAGCGCTGAGGCTATCGAAGCTGCTTTTTCAGGCTATCTAAACGACTCTGAATACGGTGGAAATATGAGAAATTTAATGAAAACCGTAGCAGCAAAAACGACCTATAATGATTTAGGTGCTATAATAGCTTTTTTAAAGGGTAAGGATGCGCTGCTAACTAGTGACTCATCTACTGAAAATTCTGATGTTTCAACTACTCCAACCCAGGGAAGCTACCTAAAATAATTAATTTTGCCGAGTCTTATAAACTCGGCTATCTCCAGATTTTTCTTAATTTATGTCAGTTTCTATATTATATCTCGGTAAATGTTCGGTAATTTTTAACGAGAATCTTTAGATTTTTAAGCTTACTAAAGGTTATTTTATGCTAATATTCCAAAATATTTAATTTTATTTGAGGAGAATATAAATGAAGATTGCTAAAATTTCATTGGCAACTTTGGTTGCACTAGGTGCTTTTTCAACCGTAGCGAGTGCTACGCCTCTTGAGGAAGCTATTAAAAACGTAGACCTTTCAGGATATGCTAGATATAGATATAACAATGTAGCAGTCAAAAACGCTAACGGCGTAAAAGATAATACGACTGCACATCATCAGTTTAAGTCAGAATTTTCTTTTAAAGCTGCGCTTGATGATAATTTCTTCGGTGTTTTAACACTTAGATATAATTCATCTGATAGTTCTGCTTTCGGCGCTGACAACAGAACTGACAACACTGATACTACAAGCCCATTTAATGTTAAAGAATTTTACTTAGGATATAAAGTAGGTGCTACTACTATAACTGCAGGTAAACAAACTATAGGTTCATTCTTTACCGATGATGCTGTAGGCACCGGCGTAAGAGTAGAAAATCAAGATATTACCGGCTTGACTCTAACCGCATTTGCATTTGATGCTCTAGAGAACAATAATGAGAGCGACGGTGCTATTTACACTAATGCTCCTGGTATTTTCAATAATAACCTATATGCGGTAGCTGCTATAGGTTCTTATGATCCGGTAAGCTTCCAACTATGGTATGCATCTTTGGTTGATTCGGTTAATCTTATTATAGGCGACGTAAACTTTAGCCTTGATATTACCGATAGCGTTAATGTCGGAGCAAGAGCTCAATATGCTCACGCGGACATAGACAATGATGTAGGCGCAAATTTTAAAGATACCGATTTTTATGCTACTGAGCTTGGTACTAAACTATTTGGTGCTGACGTAGCTGCCGGTTATATTGGATATAAAGTTCATGATAAAGCTAACGGTTTTGTAAGTCTAGAGGATCAAGGTTCATTTATAGAGGTTGGTGAGATAAAATCAGCTCTAGATTATACTGCTCTTCAAGGTAGAGGTAACTTCTGGTTCTTAAAAGGCGGATATACTTTTGCTGATAAATTTAGACTAGGCGGCGAGTACTCTAATGGTAAAGTTAGAGATGCTGCAAACGTAAAAGAGAAGTATCAAGAGTATGTAGCTAGACTATCTTATGATTACAGCGCTAAGCTTCAGTTCTCAAGCTTCTACGCTTATGAAATCAATAAACACCAAGATAGCTCGAAAGATAAGACTAAATTCTTAAGATTCCAAGCTAAATACTCATTCTAATTTAAAACCTCGGGCTTAGTCCCGAGGTTTATTTTTACTATTTTAATTTTCTTACCGATAGTTATATAAATTACTTAATTTTTCTATTTATCTTCAGTATCGCCAGTTTTACTCTATCTTATCTGTATTTATAGTTATATAAAGTCGACAAAATCATTGCTAACTTAAAAACAAGTGCATCAGATCAAACTACCGATTGGATTAAAGGGCTCAAGATAGTCCAAATCAACCTTTTTAAAGGGTATATTGACGGCTAGTGCTGTGAATTTATTTTGCTGTCGGTGAAGCAACATCTGGACTTTAAAACATATCGTTATGCTGATAAAGGGCCTTTACCCTTGTAAGGAGAGGAAGTGAATTTAAGAAGTAGGTTTAGAATAAGTTGTAAAGCCCTCTATTATTTTTTTATAAAAGTATTCCATTCTATGTCACCCAAATTTTAGCCAATTATGACAGATGTGAAAATATTTGTAGTTACACCCCAAAAGCCAGAAAGACGGAATTTAAAGCGCCTTTATAAAAAATAAAATTTCTAAAATGTCTTATTTAGCTAAATTTAGAGGTAGCTTCATGTAAAATTTTTATGTAAAGAATGTCTAAATATACATTTTGCAACATAGCCGCCATAGTAAGTCAAGTATACGTATTTATTAGCAAGGCCCTAAGCAGCTTTTTTAAAAGAAAATGCCACTACTCATACAATAAGGTATTATCCGAGCTAAGTCAAAACCTTAGTATTTGTCTATTGATGCAACGATCTGCGTTATTTTGCAGCAGTTCATATTAGATACCCTGTCCATTTCATGGGAATTTTATTCTATAAGCCATTATATCTATTTTAGCGGTTGAAAAATCCTCGTCGCTAATTAAATCTAAAACGGTAGCAGCATCGTTAATGGACGACGCATTAAAGCCCTGGTAGTAAAATTATTAACATAAAGTCTAGCGCTTATAAATCCGCTAGAAACGCGAGTGTTTAAATTTACCGCACTACGGCCAGTTGTGATTTAGGTTAATCTTAGCTTGGGCTATCCCGTAAAACTTTAGATATCGTTTTGTGCATTTTAATGCTTAATAGCCTGCCTACGCAGCAAAATTTCGTTAGATTTGATTTTGCAATTTGGACTTAAATCATTTGCCTAAATTTACTCGTTTTCTAAAGTTACGAAAAATAAGCTATCAGCGAAAATCATAAAAATTTACTATCGTAGCGGTAAAATATCCAAATTTAGCTTCTTTGTCTTTATGGCTGCAGCAAAAGGTATCGACGGCGCGAGAGCCGTTACACAAATAAAATTTGAGCCGTGCGTCTCCTGCTTTACTACCGCTAGTATGCATATCGCTGATAAAATCGGTTGAAGGCATAAAGCATGTCGGCGCAAATTTAAGGGCGGATAAAAATCGTTACGGTATAAAGATAAATAAATCAATAAACTACTCTAGCAAACTCCATATTTCTTAATACGATAATGACGCGTTTTTTATGAGCAAATTTAGCGCCTCGCTCCAAGTCTAAATTTAACCTGCTTAAAATATAGGGTTTGCTAAATTTAAATCAAGGCGCGAATACATTTATGAGATAAAAAGACGTAAAGAGGGAGTAAAACTGCAAGTAGAGCGGGGGGCTTTCGCCCCGAAAATTATGCCAAAGTAGCTTTTAGCATCCAGATAGCTTTTTCGTATTTGGCGATTTGATCTTGCGCCATAGTTACGGTCGTGCTGTCTTTTGCTTCCTCAGCGACTTCTTCTAGCTTTTTAAATTCGCCTAGCAAGTGCTCGTACTCGGCCAAAACGCCTTTTAAAACCTCGGTTGGGGTGTAGCTATCCTTGTTGTCTGTTTTTGGATGAGCTAGCTTGTTTAGCTCTTCTGTTTTAGTGATAGCTCTACCGCCTAGCTGTATAGCGCGCTCAGCGACATCGTCGAATATCTCCGCCATATCTTCATAAGCTTTTTCGGTGTATTCGTGAACGCTAAAGAACTGAATGCCTTTTACATACCAGTGATAGTCGTGAAATTTAACGAATAACGCATGAGCATCGGCCTGAATCTGATTTAATTGAGTAACAACTTTTGACATTTTGTCTCCTTTGATGTGATTTATGAGTGAAATTATAGCATAAAAACCTTAAAGAAAAATATATTATCTAATAAAAATTATTATCTGATATTTTTTGAGATTA contains these protein-coding regions:
- a CDS encoding DNA starvation/stationary phase protection protein → MSKVVTQLNQIQADAHALFVKFHDYHWYVKGIQFFSVHEYTEKAYEDMAEIFDDVAERAIQLGGRAITKTEELNKLAHPKTDNKDSYTPTEVLKGVLAEYEHLLGEFKKLEEVAEEAKDSTTVTMAQDQIAKYEKAIWMLKATLA
- a CDS encoding major outer membrane protein; the protein is MKIAKISLATLVALGAFSTVASATPLEEAIKNVDLSGYARYRYNNVAVKNANGVKDNTTAHHQFKSEFSFKAALDDNFFGVLTLRYNSSDSSAFGADNRTDNTDTTSPFNVKEFYLGYKVGATTITAGKQTIGSFFTDDAVGTGVRVENQDITGLTLTAFAFDALENNNESDGAIYTNAPGIFNNNLYAVAAIGSYDPVSFQLWYASLVDSVNLIIGDVNFSLDITDSVNVGARAQYAHADIDNDVGANFKDTDFYATELGTKLFGADVAAGYIGYKVHDKANGFVSLEDQGSFIEVGEIKSALDYTALQGRGNFWFLKGGYTFADKFRLGGEYSNGKVRDAANVKEKYQEYVARLSYDYSAKLQFSSFYAYEINKHQDSSKDKTKFLRFQAKYSF